The region TTGATTTTTGGAGCTAAAGAAAATGTGGAGGAGGTGTGTGGAACACTGAAATTACATTGTGGAATAAAAGGGGCGGGAGAGAGATTGATGGAGAGGCGGGAGAAGGCAGGAGAGGGCGGGAGTCTAGCTGGACTCTTTTTACCGAATGGGCTTTTCTAGTGAATATACAAAACCTATATACAAAATTCTAATAAAGAGATAATGGGAAGGCTGCGTTGGAGCTAGTAAATCACCTTTCATTCCTATAATCTCTGTGCCATGTCAATTATAAATAACGAGAGATAAGGGTTGGAGTTGCTCTTAGCAATATTAGCGATCTTTGGAGGGTTTCAAGAAAGGCGTCAAAATCGGGCAACATGACTTGATTTGACATCCTTGTTAACACTCTATTGAAGTTATGAAATGCTATTGGGTTGTCAAGTGATGTGGTGCCAACTTGGGATGCTATTTAGGTGTCAAGTGATGGGGTTGCAACATGGGATGTTAAAAATTGTCATTTCATAAAGTCGAGAGCCAACTCTTTTACGGTTCCAATAATGCATAAAATATTACATTTCTCTATTATTTCTATATGAACTTGGTATTTGGTATTTTGGAGTGTCAATCATTGAAGTGTTTTttaaatcaaatgtgctaaagGACGTCAAAgaaagaaaatatataaaaatattcctttcgtctcacttatttctttacatacttgacacgtattttaagattATTATAAAGTATTGTtctataatttatattttaatttttttttataaaaaattaaatattatatttttatttaaaaaattaaatttatttacgACCCATACTTTACATAGTCTTAAAATATGTTTCGATCTTCTTCCCCTATCATAAAAAACATGAAAAAATAGAGAGAATTTTTGATTATGTGACCAAGTTGGAACACACTATTGGATGATGGGTGGGTTGTTAGGGCAAATCCAACAGTGatccaaaaatccaaatttggGGTAGATTGCCCCAAATTCCACTTCAAcggtgatccaaatttggatcacttgatttaatataaaataatagttttgttatttgtagtttatgagattttaaattgatttttgattttttaattatataattaataacagaatataattaatagttaacaaaatttatttttaaaataaaatttaaaataatgagaaaatataatttcattaaaattGAAATAGAAGTACATTgcataaaataaaaaatacataaACTGCATACAAGAAATTACAACACACAAAATGATTCAAAAACGATACCAGAAAACATAAAATTTTGATTTAGTCGGACAAACTATTTATGTTTCCTCCGAGATAATCAAAATATTGTCCGTAGCTGCTCATTAATTGAGTATTTGTGGGAAGAATATACTAATTCGAAAAATTAGTGTGTATCAGTGATATTCTGTATGTTAATTATTGCAATAAATGTGTTTTTCGTAAATTAAgtgcacaattttaatatttttatgtgtattattttttttgatttaattaatttatgaaatgttatataaattgttaataatgattatacgataaatttaagaaaaatgcttaatatgatatttatatattattatatgtaaaaagtaatttgaatcaaatatttggaTCATATTATTGGAGTTGGTCAGAAATTTGGATCAATATTTAGATAAGTTGGTGatccaaatttgaatttttgtaTCAACTATTGGAGATAGGGGTGAGCTAGAAATAGCACAAACCGTAAAAACCGTCCACACCGCACCAATCCGCACCATAAAAACCGCACGGACCTGGTCAGAGATGGTCTTAGTATTTAGCTTAATCTATTGATATGTACCTATACACGTTTTCGCGGCATTTAGTGCTTAAGCATAGGCCTGTATCGTTACTAATTTTCATTATTATTATTGGGTACCCGGTGCAGGAATCTCCTTTtgaatttttatattatttatgataATTGATTAACTACTAATTTATAATATCAAATCTAATAATAAGTGATTTTGTTAAATTcgtatttataaatattttgatataattaaatttttaaatttaatactaatacgaaattaaatatattattatttaaaaatgtgcACGTGTACAAAATACTTTTGTTTCGGCGGAATATGCTTTGTAGTAATATTAACATGGGTCGTCCCAGATGATCTGTCACGCACAAGAGATTCACCTAAATTTGCAACTGGTTGCTAATATTAATACAAGTTTGTTTATATATTTTCCACAAATTTGCCTAATACCGGAGCAAAAACTTAAACCGAGACCTTCCTCGATCTTTGCTTAGTTTTACCGTTTCTCACAACAGTTTATCACGTTAGTCATAACATTTATACAACTGCAATCTGCAAGTAATATTTACATTGAATTTTAATTTCATATATGCTCTCTCCGTTTTAAATAAGTGTTAACTTTGACTTTCGACACATATTTTAAGGTATATAAGAAAGGATTTTCACAtgtttattttataatttatttttttttgaattaaaatataatatttaaaacttttatttaaaaataaaaaattaaaaaattaatgtCTATAGGTCATCTTTTTGTATCTTAAAGTATTTGCACAGAGTCAAAGCTACATCCAGGGAGTATATTTTAAACGTTTATAATTATATACCAGATAGTCCAACTTGGTTTGTTCCCAAATTTAAATCAACGTAAAAATAGGGATAATACTAAAAAATGCGCATCAAGCAATGAATGAGTCAGGACCAAATGATAATGATACTTGTTTAAAACTTTAAATATTTGGTGGTTTCATTTAAATGTTGTTGACATTTCAAATTTACTAATCAATGTCATTAAAATTAGCCAGCAGTGTATAGCTAGATTATGTAAATTTAGTGAGAAAAAAACGTACAAATCTCACAAGAGAAGTAGTTGAAGATGGAACTAAATGAAGGCACAAGAGTGATAGTTATGATAAATTTGTATTAGGAATACAGTTAGTAGATAGGCAGTGCAGGTTGACAAATCTTAGGTCCCCTCTCACAGCTGGCTTGCTCTCATTACTGCTCCTATAGCATGCATCCCTAATTTTCAATATGGACCTGTAGAAATTTACTCCTGTAATTTATTCATAAAAATATGTTTGTTTTGATGGCAAATTTTAGTTTGCATGTCAGGTTTCACAGTTTGTGCAGTAGTTTTCCATCATCCCTGGGTTAAACAGAATATTGTGAAGTTTAAGTATGAAGAATAAAAGAAGCAGGTATCAGAAACTTGCAGAACTGAGGAAGTTATAAGATTGTTGACATCAAGAGAGATGTCAAAATCTATATTCCACATGTAGGTAGAGTTATGAATTTGCAGCTTGCAAAGCTTCATTACCAAACTTGCCGGTCTTTGCCCGCCAGGGGCCACCACCTTGCGTCATGCTTCAACACTATCTGTGTTCACACTTCAATCCTGCAACCCTACATGTATTCaccaataataataataacacaGTCTCCGgataaaataaaactaaaatgAATCCTAATGAAAAGTACCATGTAATTGAAGTGAGTTTTTTTTGGCACAATACATAAAATGCATAATAATTGTTCCGTGTATTTTCATATATTGTTATATGttttattatcatatttttttaGAGTATTGCTACAGGCATAGAAATATATACAAAATTTTGTTAGCAAATGACGCGGATGCATGACTCATATGCAAGTATCTAATAATTTAATTGGTGATATTAGTGTGAATGCATTGATCTATTTTCATTTAACAAATAAAAGTATATgacattttataaatattttgagAACCAATTTTATAGTTTGGTACTATTTTTATAATGTTATTACAGAAAAGTAAATTAAACTACACCAATAAATAGAGAAAAAATGGGAAATTCTATACACATATTCTGCAGAACCATTACATGTCCACATTAGGGCTGTTACGCCATTAAATGATCTTCAAGTTGACGTGCTACTGTTGATAAATTGCATCTATATTtctattattattaataataaatgCATGTTGTATTTCTTGATCTCGCTAACTTCCAACCACTGTGATACAGAGTACATATACCCTTTTTTAAATCTTTACATGAGCTGCTCTCAAATTTTGATTTTGACACTTTCATCACACTCGCTCGAGCTTGTATAGTTCTACATACATACTAATGACTTTTAGAACTCTGCCACCTTAATCTACCATTAAAATTTAGAGTAGTAGTCAGTGCTTGTTtgaaaaatcttaaaataagtaacttagAACTTAAATCGAATAATTGACtgataagtgataagttgataaatacttataaatTATACATGTGTTTGGATAAattaacttataagtcagaatttttataattaaatgaactaaaataaataatttttaaatataattatcttaattcttgtATTTTAAGTTtgattaacatttaaaaaaatatattttaaaattaaaattgataaaaaaaatcaaaaataaaaaataagttgagaaaaagttCATCGTTATCAACATTCAACTTATtaacttataagttgtaaattcaatttataagttgggttgacaaacactcgtcaataatatgttacgggcttataagccAATAGCTGGCTTATAAGATTTGCCAAACAAGCCCTAAGTGTCCTAAACCTGTTCCCAAATTTTTATCTCCGATAAAGTTAATTTATGTGCACATATATGTAAGCATGCAGGTCTAATCTTATTACCAGGAAAATTAGTTAGTATGCACTTTACGCTAATGTTTGCGAAGTGTTTTGTACTTTGGGTAGTCTGCGTTTATTTAGTATGCACCTTAGCTTATACCTGCAGAAGAAGCTCTACGTTTCGTCGATGTTGGCTTTACGATCCAAGTGTCAAATGTGAAGTGGATGATACCGTTGTTAATTAAGACCTATCTAACTAAAGTTTGATATATCCACAGAAAGTCGGCATATCTATCGTTAGAAGGTCTGTAGCCACACACACATTTCTCATACATGTGTGCATTCATTATAATACAAGTAATGTAATTAAttctatttttataataattaaaggCTCCAAGAAGCTCATGCATAAGATGAGCTGGTGGAAGTTGAGAGCTATAGTGAATACTAATTACCATGTAGTATTAGTAACAACTCGATCATCCTCTTTATATACACACTTTTCTAAGCTACATTTTATCTAAAATACAAAAATTTCCTCTGTTTTTGTCATGGACCATTTTCTCATTCTGTACTTATTTCCTCTTCTCTCTTTGGTCTTGATTACACTCAAGATCATTGATAAAAAGAGAAACCAGTGCTGCTACATATTAGATTACCAGTGTTACAAGCCAACCGATGATCGAAAACTTAGCACCGAGTTTTCTGGAGATGTAATCAAGAGAAACAAGAATTTGGGGATAAATGAGTACAAATTTTTACTGAAAGCTATTGTTGGATCAGGCATTGGTGAAGAAACTTATGGACCAAGAATGGTGTTCCATGGCCGAGAAAATAATCCAACATATGAAGATGGGATCTCCGAGATGGACGAGTTTTTCAACGATAGCATTGAAAAACTCTTGTCGAGAGCCGGAGTTTCTCCTCAAGATATTGATGTTCTTGTTGTGAATGTTGCTACTATGACTACAAGCCCTTCTCTGGCTTCAAGAATTATCAATCAATACAAGCTAAGAGAAGATATTAAGACGTATAATATCAGTGGAATGGGATGTAGTGCAAGCATAATATCGATTAATATAGTCGAGAGCATCTTCAAGTGTCGAAAGAATGTGAATGCACTTGTTGTGACATCCGAATCTCTGAGTCCGAATTGGTATTCAGGTAATAACAAGTCAATGATTCTTACCAATTGTTTGTTTAGGTCAGGTGGTTGTGCTATACTTTTAACAAACAAGGCAAGTTTGAGAGACAGAGCAATGTTCAAGTTGAAGTGTTTGGTTCGGACACACCATGGTGCAAAAGATGAAGCCTATGCAAGTTGTACACAAATGGAGGATGAGGAAGGCCGAGTTGGAATCAACCTCGGAAAGAATCTCCCGAAGGCAGCAACTCGAGCATTCATCGATAACCTCAAAGTAATATCTCCGAAAATCTTGCCAATTACAGAAATTATCAGGTACGCCTTCCTTGTGATTCTCCGGAAAATGAACACAAATATCAAAAAAGGACCAAGGCCAATGATCAACTTCAAGACTGGAGTCGATCATTTTTGCCTACACACCGGAGGAAAGGCAGTGATCGATGCGGTGGGGAATAGCTTAGGGCTAAGTGAATTTGATCTAGAGCCTGCCAGGATGACTCTCCATAGATTTGGAAACACATCAGCTAGTAGCATATGGTATGTTCTGGGATACATGGAAGCCAAAAAAAGGTTTAAAAAAGGTGACAGGGTTTTCATGATAAGTTTCGGTGCAGGATTCAAGTGTAACAGCTGTTTATGGGAAGTGGTTAGAGATTTGGATGATGGGAACTGCTGGAAAGAGTGTGACATTGATAAGTACCCACCAAAAACTTTTGTTAATCCTTTCATGGAGCAGTATGGTTGGGTGAATGACGAAGATGCAAGCACATTTGTTCTTCCTGATTAAAGGGTAGATTTGAAATTCGAGTATGCAAGAACACAGTTTCGGTTCTTAATAAGTTGTTTATTCTCATTTCAATGCTTTAATTCATCTCTTACAGTATCTGGTACCATAGCAAATTAAGCTACTATTTTCAGTGAACTTGTAAATTTTACTTTCTTTGTGGTTGATACGTATTATACATGTACTCAGATGAAACAACCCCTTCATACGAGAATGTCAAAACTCAACACAACCCCTTCATTATTGACCCTCCATATATATCATATAATGGCTTGAATGATTTGTATTTTATCTGGTTGGTATCTAAAGAAATACAAGTATTTATAGTCAATTTGTTTCTTCAAAAAGGAAAATTACCAGAAGAAGGACAGTGTTACATTTAAGCAGAAGTGCTGAAGGCTAGAAAGCGAAAGGAGCGCCATATGCAGATCACCTATAAATTTGAATGAATTTATGAATGGCGGTTGCGCGAAAAATACAGATGAAGTTACTCCAACTATGCATAGACAGCCTGTTCAAATAATTAGCTGCACCCGCTAAGACTAGTTACTTCCATTTTTGTTCTTTGGCCACCACGTATAAATGGCAAACATTTTTCTCTAAGATATCATACTACATCAACCATTTGTTTTGTTGGTTTAGTGTCAACATTTGTGTGGAAGATTATGATGGTTCTCGCAATCTATAAAGTTGGATTATGAGCGCGATGGAATAAAAGAATCTTTACTGATATTTCGAAGTCAGTCGCAGATCAGAAAAATTTACATACACATATTTTTATGACACAATCATAAGCTAACCATCGTTTATGCCTCTCGACCCGATCTGTCATCCTAGCTCCTCTCTATTTAGGCCTCGTTATGTGACGAATAAAAAGTTTGATAGTGATCATTAAGCTTACATGCTCCTAATGCAACACAAGCATGTGCTTTCTTTAATCTTAACATACCCTCTTTGCCGCTAAGTTCACTTTAAATTTAATCAAGTTGTACCTCAAGTGCATTGATTAGTCAACAATTAGTTGGTTAATGTCGGTTGGGTAGTATTAATACGAGACCCCTCTAATTAAATTAATAGAATAGTGCTACATGCACAAAATTGGATACACAAATTTTCATAAAAAGACAAAATGGAGTGACATGTTTGTTTTAATCGAGGCTATTGATATATTTAAGTGAGGCCATTCCAATTAAAACTTAACACATGTCATTTTGGACCAAATTTTGTGTTCAATTTTGTGCATGGAGCATTTTCCAAATTAATACTTGGTGAAGTAAAAGGCCTGTGTGACAAATTAGTAGCTGTAGCGGATTGAATTAACTATTTATTTTGACCACCGGATTGATTAAACtattttgattaacagattgaatATAACTTTTAAATTAACTTTTCTGTAAATAGAGTTGAAAAAATTTCTCCAATTAAATTAGCGTTTTGGAATCAAACtgttatttcaaaaaattaaCTATCAAACACTGATATTAGAGATTTTATTAAGTCAAAGAGATTTTATTTAGTTAAACTTCCAAGAGCATCTCTAATGGTCGctctaaaataaaatatttccTTGCACatgttttaatttaaatatttatcttATTCAACTTGAAATATGAATATTATACAACTTAGTAATCAAAATAAAGAGTATTGTTGGTGTTGTAATGAATATTTATGTCCAAACTTACTAGAATCACATCATTCATATTATATTTAGGTGCCAATTAAGAGACCGTTGAGGATACAAACTAACTTTCAACCCAAACATATCTCTCTATTACGATAAATCGTCTCAATTCAATATGAtaattgttgtgcaagacatacttgtataataacaagactaagttatattgacaaccctaagtttaagttgtatgataatcaatatttgtattctgtaattttattccttgagtctgtaagAATGATTGGTAGATTAGATtgggggatttttctgtgaacagtttcaaactaagaaataaactctggaagaagatcaagttatgatcatgcctcagagaaaagatgtagaagtttggagttgaataaagttgttctatgaaaaatgttctaagtcaagatatcgacaagtcagtaATCAAGGTTTAtcaagaagtcattcgagaagtccaaaatgacttgtagagaagtccaaaatgacttatagagaagtctcagagatatcgacaagccaaatgaagatgtacagaactggagatatcgataaatcaattctgcatgtagagatcttagagatatcgacaagtcaaataaaaatgtagagaactggagatatcgacaagtcaattctgcatgtagagatctcagagatatcgataagtcaattcttCATATAGAGAACTCGAAATGTCGAAAAGTCAAAAGTTATATCGAGAACCggaagatgtcgacaagtcatttatataTGTCGAGAACTCAGACATCTTGGTAAGTCATTAACATATGTCGAGAACtcagacatatcgataagtcactttagttatcgagatgtcacttctctacagAGCCAAAaaggagatctcgacatactttctcaaattcagaatacagacaagttcaagattcaagattattagtcaacaaataattcattcactgaaatgaaaagtctacaaaagcagcttgaagaatacaagatcaagggtcaagatgcACTGGATAAAGGttggtcacagacctgcaagattctgcacagatttgctaacaccagaaaaggacatagacaaggttgctttagaaattggtttaatatattttagtgcaagttttgtaaacccatgttgctagtctataaaacatgcacgggtccttagtttaaAGTAACAAATaaatctagattttcttgtattatctcaagatagaagccgagttcttattttcttaagaacacagatttgtagcaagacaaatttaattaatacaattaagtgagtttttttGATATTGTGTGTTCCGTGTGATTCTGTGTAACATAATATCTCTACAAGTATTATCTGCTTTCTTCGCCATAATCCAActagtttaaaaataaataaaaatccaaaaaacaCATTCATCCCCCTTTGTGTGACATTTCATAGCaatcaatatctaacaagtggtatcaaagtaaaatatgaaagtaaacagataaagatcttgaaAGAATGAGTGCTAAAAAATTAAACAATATTAAGATACCAGTCTTTGACAAGAtcaactacactttatggaaaaagaaaatgatgttgttcataaggatggccaatcctATGTATATTCAAATCCTTAAAAATGGAATTTTCATACCTATGGAAAGGGTTCCAGAAGCCACATATGGAGATATGGTCATATCAGCTCATTATACACCTAAAGACCCCTCAACCTACACAGAGCCTGAAAAGGAAAATGTTACACTGGATAATAGTTTACAACTCATACTAATTGAATCACTTGATAATATGATGTTCaataatattatcaactgtgaATCTGCTgaacagatctgggagaaaattgaGATACTGTGTGAGGGTTCAGAGGAAGTCAGATAAAATTAAAGGAGAATACCTGTGTCTCCGTCTGGGGGTTTCATTGCTAGACCTAAAGgaggaattactgaagtttttgaaagatttaacaaattgattaatgacttgcaacttcatgataaatattatgaagtcgaggaggttaacctaaattTTTTGCTTACCCTTCcagaccatcttgaacagaagatatatgctattagagaaggaagagacttgagcatgACGATATTGGAGATCTTATATAGGATTCTGAAAATATATGAGCTTGAGATGTTGCATAGCTGAAGGAAAGAGTTGGAAtgacactgatgaagatgatgataatgaaTCATTTGGAAATTATGTTCATGGATTTAGAGCAAGAAGAATCATCCACATCAAAAttagaggtaccaactctaaccacaattgatttaaatacaatccaatataaagaaactgttgaaaagatgagtgtagagatgtttcacatccacacaagcatggtggcaacTACTGAGGAAGTTAGTAGACTGTCAAAAATCAATGAGAAGCTAGAGATTGTAAAAAATAAGAGTTGGAGTTGCAGCTTGTTGGGCTTGaaacagtcaagcaagaaaatgaatatctgaaaaataagctcaagtgtgcaagtgaaatttAAGGAAATATGAGAGAAAAATTGAAAAAGAATGAAGTAAATTATTAAAGTCCTTtaaaaatgcatctcagttggttggacaataccatgagaaaaataaaccatatgctaatatagctattggtttggactatgatgccctgaacaaaaacaagaaaaatgaaggtgacaGAGGAAAATAAATTGCAGATCAAGATGTCCCAAGTGTGCTGAGAAAAGTAAATGCACccttgttcaaggcatgtgaggttaatttcagtaaggttgagttggtcatcaagcaagaacttgcagatgaagacaGTGAAAAGAAGGATGCAAAAACCACTACAATAAATGAAATTGAAAAGAATCCAATAGTCAATCAAGTTATCAAGACACCAACCAAGAAGGTCAAAATTGAGAATgctgggaaaaagaaaaagaacaggAATGAAAGAATAGGTGTGAACAAGAGCAACAACTATGCTTTTGTTGCAAATGCTCCCAGGAAGCagtgtcaaaaatgtggctcaacaaatcacctaactcaaCTAAGTAAAAAGGCTTTTAGTGAGCCAAAGTtgggagcttgcaaatacaatgagaCATTAACTAaagatccctattcattctgtgacaaatttgattgcattccttacAATATGAAAATGATGACAAGCTTTCATAAATTGAGAGTAGATCTCGAAGAAGTTAATCTTGGATCTacagctaaaaaggaaaatgcacatcaaTCAATAAACACTGCCCTTTTTTAATCATGAAATTCTACTTCTACAACTTCtgtgaaaaagaagaaagtacccaacattgcttgagtagctaaacacacttagtCCTCATTGTGTGCAGCGCAAGATGAATAGAGTCATATAGATcatggacagtggatgctccaaaAATATGATAGGTGATAATGCCCTACTATAATGACCCAGACCTTTCAAAATTTGTTTATTATTATAAAAGTAATTTCCCTAAAAAGAAAgtgttgggtaatgaatacaacagAAGGGGggtgggggtgaatgtgttttcttgatttttaggctttttaaaactattttggatatggtgaacaaagtagtCTAATTTGTAGAAATATAGTGTTTAAACAGAATTAATAAAGCATACACAATAAACAACAATATtctcaaaactcacttaactttatattaaaattaagtatgtattgctacaaatttttgggttctttgtaagtaaagaactcagattctgtcttgagagagttacaagaaaataTAGATTTGTTTATTACTTTTCTAACAAAGAACCGGTGTTTAATTTATAGATTAGTAACACACTGGTTTACATGACATataataagatgtactaaaccttTTTCTAAGCTGTCAATAATACTTTCCATTTTCGGCTCAACAAATTTTTCCATATCTTGTAGATTTGTGACCTTCCTTTGTCATTTAATATTTgcccttgatcttgtactcttcaagctgcttttgtagacttttcaattcagtgattgaattgtttgttgattgataatcttggatctttaacttgtctgcattctgtacttaaaaagtatatcgagatctccagtttgatctatagagccgtgacatctcgataagtataatgacttatcgagatctctgagttctctataggtatacttgacttgtcgaggtctctaaatACTTGCACTtgaattggcttgtcgatatgtctgagatctttACATGTGGAACTgaattatcgatatctcagagatctctatatacattttgacttgtcgatatctctgagatctctatgtgagaaattgacttgtctatatctccaatcttcatgtcttcattttgacttgtcgatatctcctaGTTCTCGATATGTAAATATAGCTTGTCGACATCTCTAATCTTCAGGTCATCATTttccttgtcgatatctcttagacttctcgataagccattcaggacttctcgataagtcattgtggacttctcgaataacttctctatatgacttgatctgtgacttgtcgatatcttgacttagaatattttccataaaatagatttattcaacttcaagcttctgtATCATTTATCTGAGGCATGATctgtcttgatcttcttccagagtttattccttaggcttgaattgtttacaagaaaatactccagtctgatcttttgaccattttacagactcaagtaatacacTACATAGTACAAATTTAATTACCAATACAACCGAATCTTAGGGCTCTCAGATTGACTTAGTCTTTTTATTGTataagcatgtcttgcacaacaaactcccccaatttgtgagaagattgcttatctCAAATTCATGCTTGATAATAAGACTAACtccaagctaaaatcaaatacatGAAAAATTGACAAACATTACAATTTACACATTTTCATTAAGTCAATACATTTGTTTAGCAATCCAGAAACTAGGTGAAGTTTTTATAGCCTGGATCTTTCTTAATGAGGTCTTTGAGATTTACAAGTACATTTAGCTCTTCAATAATTTGAGTCCCTCTTAAGGCTTCCACCAGCTTGAGCCATTCATTCAGTATGTAGTTGTTTAGGTAATTGACTAAGAATCTTGAATGAGTGCCAATTTTTATATTAAG is a window of Apium graveolens cultivar Ventura chromosome 11, ASM990537v1, whole genome shotgun sequence DNA encoding:
- the LOC141697246 gene encoding 3-ketoacyl-CoA synthase 12-like; its protein translation is MDHFLILYLFPLLSLVLITLKIIDKKRNQCCYILDYQCYKPTDDRKLSTEFSGDVIKRNKNLGINEYKFLLKAIVGSGIGEETYGPRMVFHGRENNPTYEDGISEMDEFFNDSIEKLLSRAGVSPQDIDVLVVNVATMTTSPSLASRIINQYKLREDIKTYNISGMGCSASIISINIVESIFKCRKNVNALVVTSESLSPNWYSGNNKSMILTNCLFRSGGCAILLTNKASLRDRAMFKLKCLVRTHHGAKDEAYASCTQMEDEEGRVGINLGKNLPKAATRAFIDNLKVISPKILPITEIIRYAFLVILRKMNTNIKKGPRPMINFKTGVDHFCLHTGGKAVIDAVGNSLGLSEFDLEPARMTLHRFGNTSASSIWYVLGYMEAKKRFKKGDRVFMISFGAGFKCNSCLWEVVRDLDDGNCWKECDIDKYPPKTFVNPFMEQYGWVNDEDASTFVLPD